Within the Hypericibacter adhaerens genome, the region TATCTCTAGGGGCGACGTCCGCGCTGGTTGACAGGGGTTCGGCCTTCGCCATATACCCTTGCGTCCCGCGGCCGGCCCCCCAGAGGCCGGCCGATCTTGTTCCGGGGCCTTTGATCCGAGTACCGGTTGGGCGGCGTAGCTCAGTCGGTAGAGCAGGGGAATCATAATCCCTGTGTCGGGGGTTCGAATCCCTCCGCCGCCACCAGTACCCCGGATCTTCTCTGGATCTCCTTCCCGACAGTTTCGCATCTGCATGATCGGCGCCCGGCCGGATCGGCGCAGGGCGTCGCTCGCCCCGTCTTCATCGCTCGTCGGGTCGAAACGGCGACGGCGTCGACGTCTGTCGTTGGATCAAAACAGAAAACAATAGGTTTCCATAGTTTCTATTTAAGGCAGCCTCGTTCCCGTTTTACATGGCGGGACTTGGCGGCCTTTCGCACCGGCGTCATATCATTCGACGAGCATCGACCTGCTCGCCCGCCACCACGCCGGAACCCTGCGAGCGCTGCCGAACCGAGACGTCCGAAACCTTGCTCATGTCTCATCGACACAGGAGGAACTCATGGCCAATCCCAAGCTCGAAGTGCTGACCCCCAAGAACTCGCAGCTGATCTTCATCGATCAACAGCCACAGATGGCGTTCGGCGTGCAGTCGATCGACCGCCAGGTGCTGAAGAACAACACCGTGGCGCTGGCCAAGGCGGCCAAGATCTTCGGTATCCCGACGACGATCACCACCGTCGAGACCCAGGGCTTCTCCGGCTACACCTATCCGGAGCTGCTCGACGTGTTCCCAGACAAGAAGCTCCTGGAACGCACCTCGATGAACTCCTGGGACGACCAGAAAGTGCGCGACGCGCTCGCCGCCAACGGCCGCAAGAAGGTGGTCGTCTCCGGGCTCTGGACCGAGGTCTGCAACTGCACCTTCGCGCTCTCCTGCCTGCATGACACCGACTACGAGATCTACATGGTCTCCGACGCCTCCGGCGGCACCTCGAAGGAAGCCCACGACATGGCGATGCTGCGCATGATCCAGGCCGGCGTCGTGCCCGTCACCTGGCAGCAGGTCCTGCTCGAATGGCAGCGCGACTGGGCGCGCAAGGAGAGCTACGACGCCGTCATGGCCGTGGTCCGCGAGCATTCGGGCGCCTATGGCATGGGCGTCGACTACGCCTACACCATGGTCCACAAGGCGCCGCAGCGGACTCATGCCCCGCATGAGGCGCTGGCGCCGGTGACGGCGCGCTGATCGCAAGGCGGCGATCCTACATCCGCCTTCGGCTCGACCGTCC harbors:
- a CDS encoding hydrolase; this translates as MANPKLEVLTPKNSQLIFIDQQPQMAFGVQSIDRQVLKNNTVALAKAAKIFGIPTTITTVETQGFSGYTYPELLDVFPDKKLLERTSMNSWDDQKVRDALAANGRKKVVVSGLWTEVCNCTFALSCLHDTDYEIYMVSDASGGTSKEAHDMAMLRMIQAGVVPVTWQQVLLEWQRDWARKESYDAVMAVVREHSGAYGMGVDYAYTMVHKAPQRTHAPHEALAPVTAR